In one Chitinophaga sancti genomic region, the following are encoded:
- a CDS encoding helix-turn-helix domain-containing protein, translated as MTLPLSITTLIGQPILFTPGMPESFSSYYLKGATPYYAYSEAFGYLICQQISTRNYVGWLTHFILSKAIDLKISSNVEDLLMHYTIKGNLYYVFDNQESLSSDHHLNLVVSRRLKNIIRFKTPGIYSALHIHVPIASLKELSESFPVINIFLEKAENGHTVTLLDHNMVAHGRLRNIVEDICERKLPNVAGEKYREQKIAELIIESLDMLTRYLTDTNGLSATDHERGEKTEVHLLNHLHQPSPPTLRQLARFAGTNEKKLEDIFKLRHGVTVYDFFQNARMSIIYRKLTESNIPLQDLADEFGYTDYSSFSYAVKKRFSLSPRELRKRNLV; from the coding sequence ATGACCCTACCATTGTCCATTACCACCCTCATCGGGCAACCAATATTGTTTACCCCAGGTATGCCCGAATCGTTTTCCAGCTACTATTTAAAAGGAGCTACACCATACTATGCATATAGTGAAGCTTTTGGTTATCTTATTTGTCAGCAAATATCAACCCGTAATTATGTAGGCTGGCTCACACACTTCATTCTGTCTAAAGCGATAGACTTGAAGATATCATCCAATGTTGAGGATCTGTTAATGCACTATACTATTAAAGGAAATTTATACTACGTATTCGATAATCAGGAAAGCTTGTCAAGTGACCATCATTTAAACCTGGTTGTCTCCCGTAGACTTAAGAATATAATACGGTTTAAAACTCCTGGTATTTATAGTGCATTACACATCCATGTTCCAATTGCCTCACTAAAAGAATTATCAGAAAGCTTTCCTGTTATAAACATATTCCTTGAAAAAGCAGAAAATGGTCATACAGTCACGTTACTTGATCATAATATGGTGGCTCATGGAAGGTTAAGAAACATAGTAGAAGATATTTGCGAGAGAAAACTACCGAATGTAGCCGGAGAAAAATACCGGGAACAAAAAATAGCTGAATTAATCATTGAATCTTTAGATATGCTTACACGATACCTTACAGATACAAATGGCCTAAGTGCGACTGATCATGAACGGGGTGAAAAAACAGAAGTGCATCTCCTGAATCATCTCCATCAACCATCGCCACCTACCTTGCGCCAACTTGCGAGATTTGCAGGTACTAATGAAAAGAAACTTGAGGATATCTTCAAGCTTCGACATGGTGTAACGGTGTATGATTTTTTTCAAAATGCCAGGATGAGTATAATTTATAGGAAGCTTACCGAATCTAATATTCCGCTACAAGATCTGGCAGATGAATTTGGATATACCGACTATTCCAGTTTTTCTTATGCTGTTAAGAAAAGGTTTTCCTTAAGCCCCAGAGAATTAAGGAAGCGAAACCTTGTGTAA
- a CDS encoding peroxiredoxin family protein, whose product MKVKSLSLVFLLFIYSCSTQDPIKTGKEGKAMPSFTYQVAKDEYHNTSEIPSGSKVVFVYFRTHCPYCQAETEDILGNINHMDEYKFYFISADTLPSIEHFIDQHRLNDYANVRVGRDTAHFFSKYFNTIGAPYTAIYNKNKILKAVFMGKIGSREIQKY is encoded by the coding sequence ATGAAAGTTAAGTCTCTATCTTTGGTTTTCCTTTTATTTATATACTCATGTTCAACACAGGATCCTATAAAAACAGGAAAAGAAGGGAAGGCCATGCCTAGTTTTACATATCAGGTTGCTAAAGATGAGTACCACAATACCTCTGAAATTCCTTCAGGTTCAAAGGTAGTATTTGTATATTTCCGTACACATTGTCCCTATTGTCAGGCAGAAACTGAGGATATTTTAGGTAATATCAACCATATGGATGAGTATAAATTTTACTTTATTTCTGCTGATACACTCCCATCAATAGAACATTTTATCGATCAACATAGATTAAATGATTATGCTAATGTAAGAGTGGGCCGTGACACTGCACATTTCTTTAGCAAATACTTTAATACGATCGGTGCTCCATATACAGCCATTTATAATAAGAATAAAATTTTGAAAGCAGTATTTATGGGGAAAATAGGAAGTAGAGAAATACAGAAGTACTAG